From one Candoia aspera isolate rCanAsp1 chromosome 17, rCanAsp1.hap2, whole genome shotgun sequence genomic stretch:
- the OTUB1 gene encoding ubiquitin thioesterase OTUB1 has protein sequence MAAEEPQQQPEPVGGDTDGVNCLAYDEAIMAQQDRIQQEIAVQNPLVSERMELTVLYKEYADDDHIYQQKIKDLLKKYSYIRKTRPDGNCFYRAFGFSHLEALLEDGKELQRFKEVAAKSKDVLVAQGFTEFTIEDFHNTFMDLIEQVEKQSTVAELLASFNDQSTSDYLVVYLRLLTSGYLQRENKFFEHFIEGGRSIKEFCQQEVEPMCKESDHIHIIALAQALNVSILVEYMDRGEGGTTNPHIFPEGSEPKVYLLYRPGHYDILYK, from the exons ATGGCGGCGGAGGAACCTCAACAACAGCCGGAGCCCGTCGGAGGGGACACGGACG GAGTGAATTGTTTGGCCTATGATGAAGCCATAATGGCCCAACAGGACCGCATTCAGCAGGAG ATTGCTGTCCAGAACCCATTAGTCTCAGAAAGGATGGAGTTGACAGTCCTGTACAAGGAATATGCTGACGATGACCACATATATCAGCAGAAGATCAAG GACCTGCTGAAGAAGTATTCGTACATTCGGAAAACAAGACCAGATGGGAACTGCTTCTACCGAGCGTTTGGCTTTTCCCACCTGGAGGCTCTGCTGGAGGACGGCAAGGAGCTGCAGCG CTTCAAAGAAGTGGCGGCGAAAAGCAAGGACGTGCTGGTTGCGCAGGGCTTCACGGAATTCACCATTGAGGACTTCCATAATACG TTCATGGACCTGATAGAGCAAGTGGAGAAGCAAAGCACGGTGGCCGAGCTGCTGGCCTCCTTCAACGACCAGAGCACCTCGGATTATCTCGTCGTGTACCTGCGGCTGCTGACGTCCGGCTACTTGCAGCGGGAGAACAAGTTTTTTGAGCACTTCATCGAGGGGGGACGGAGCATAAAGGAGTTTTGTCAGCAG GAGGTGGAGCCCATGTGCAAGGAAAGCGACCACATTCACATCATTGCCCTGGCCCAGGCCCTCAACGTGTCCATCCTGGTGGAGTACATGGATCGGGGCGAGGGGGGCACCACCAACCCCCATATCTTCCCCGAAGGCTCGGAGCCCAAAGTGTATCTACTGTACAGACCGGGACACTACGACATCCTGTATAAATAG